Part of the Leishmania infantum JPCM5 genome chromosome 29 genome is shown below.
GCAGGCGGACGTGCGGGTGGGGCGTCGGCTGAGTGTGTCAGTTGCTCCACAGCCCACCCTATTGCGACTTCAGGTCGTCCGCGCGGTAGGCATACGTCTGTTGAAAGCGCTTCAGCAGCCAGTCGGCGGCCTTCACGTCCGGAAACTTCGAGGGGTTCGCCTCGTCGAAACAGTTCGGCAGGCAGGAAATCGTTGTCTCGGGGTTCGGCTCGCAGAAGAATGGCATCGAGATGCGCTCCACGCCTTGGTTTAGCACACGGTGCGGCGTGCTCTTGTACCGCCCGTTGCTCCACATCGCCATCATGTCGCCGATGTTCACAACGTAGCTACCCTCAAGTGATGGCGCGTCCATCCACTCGCCCTGCAGGTTCTGCACCTGCAGGCCCCCGACCTTGTCTTGGTACAGCAGCGTCACGATGCCGTAGTCCGTGTGCGCACCGCACACCACACGGCCCTTCTCTTCCGGCAGTGCGGGGTAGCGGATCATGCGGAACACGCTCAGCGGCTCGTGAAACTTAGACACGAAAAAGTCCTCGTCAATGTCGAGTGCGAGtgccagcgcacgcagcagcagcagagctaGGCGCTGCATATCGCTGTAGTGCTGCTCCATCAGCTCCGTCCAGCCCTCGATCCACGTGGGGTGGTTGTTCgggccgcgcagcggcttGCCGGCAACAACAGAGGGGTGGTCCAGAGGCAGGTGGAAGCCCATGTCGAAGGTCTCTTTCCAGTCACCAGGCTTGCTGGGGTCGAGCTGCTCTGCAGCACACGTGCCGTAGCCGCGGTGGTTCGAGGTCTTCTCAATGTTGATccgcagcttctcctcctgcggTAGAGCAAAGAACTTGTTTGCCATCTTCGTCAGCTGTTCGCTGCGGTCCTTCGGAATTTGGTGTCCGGTGATGTAGAAGAAGCCCCACGTGCGGCATGCCTCGTCGATCGCGTGTGCGACGCGCAACAAGTCCGCCTTGTTGTCATTGTACAGCGGCGCAATATCGATCACTGGCAGGGGCATGGTggcgagggggtggtgggggcgagcgagagagtgtGAGGACAGCAGAGGTGGGGTGCAAATGAATGGCCTGCGAGGGCGTTTATGTGTGCGCTAGTAGCGGAGCAGTGGCAGTTGGCGGGAAGAAGTGGGCAGGGGAATAAGCAGAAAAGGCCGGCAAGGGTAGATCGCAAGAGCAGGGAGGAGTCATCAATGATGGGatttgtgtgtgggtgtgtgtgactatgcgtgtgtgcaggtgcgagCATCGAATGCGGCGAGGCAGAcgggggtgggagagggggaggaagggtgCTACAGGCGCATGCGATACCGCCCTTAACAGCACCTGTCTCACCCTTACCGGCCCTgtgcccctctccttccgcACCCCTCGGTGCCTGGCACGGATGCACTCACGATGGTGCTGGAATCAATTGCAAGCGTAAGGGCAGCGGGCAttgtggcgacggcgaagaaTGGAAGGAATAGGCGGGGTCTGATCTTGCTAGGTCTTGCGCAGGTgcatgtatgcatgtgtcGCTGAGAGGAGGACAGCTCCACGTAAGTGCCGCCAAGGGTGTGCCAACGCAGATGGCACGGTGCTCAAGAATGCGCTTCAGTGTCTCCCTCCCCGGTGGGCGGCGCACAGGAGACACAGACTCGCGAGGGTGGTATTGCCGTGggcgaggggaaggggtCGTGGATGGAgtcgagcagcggcagcagcagcgggggtggagggggggggggagatgCGGGCTCAGGGCAGTCGCCTCGACAACTCCACCATGCGCTGCTGGGCCGCTCTTTCTGCTGGCAGCCAGTCATCAATGTCCGCCCCGTCCCCGATCCTCTCAGTATCACCTGTACCGCAGCCCGCACTGTAGTGGGGGAGTAGGCGGCGAAACCCGAACGGTTCCGCGGCAGTCCCGCGCATTAGCATATCCGCTCGCTCCTCCATCCATGCTTTGGCATCGCCTTGCATGCAGGCCTCGTACCGCTGCGGATTGCCCTCGTGCTGCCCCCAGGGGGGTATGTGCGTCTCCAGCAGCCGAAAGGTGTCGCGCAAAACGGCACTCTTTACGGCAAAGTCGAAGGCTGTGTCGCAGAACAGCGACGGGGAGTGGTTCACCTCCATCAAGACCGGGTGCAGgtccgcctcgcgcagcatcaCGTCGAAACCCAGCAGCTCGAAGCAGCTGCGACCATCGGCACGGTAGCCTCGtgtgccgccagcgccgatCAGCTCACGTCGCAGCACCTCGACACCAGAGAGAATGGTGAGGGTGATGCACTCATCTAAGCTGCGTCGCACACGCGGCCACCCGCCCGGGACTTGGAGAGACTCGATgaaggaggcgaacgcggcgAGGCTCTGCTTGTTGCTATCCTCCCGGTCAGCTGGCGCCCTTGGCTGCCCCGGAGAGACGCCCACATCGACGTGAGGttcagcgccgtcgtcgtgaACGGCCGGCACGTACAAGGACGATGTTCTGTTCACTGCGTAGTTCGTCAAGTGCCGCGATGCGTCGCCGCAGTTTCCGTCGGTCGGCGCTGCGTAGGGTttggcgcagacgcgcacaaGGCCTTCACGGTGCACGTACAGCTCCACGCCTTGTACAtcgcgcggcaccgctgttGAGTTACTGTAGCTCTCGTTCACTGCGGGTTTGGAGATAGTCGGCACGTCACGGGAAGCTGCAGGCGTTGCTGTCGAGCGGCGCGACTGCTGCCGGGGCACTGTCGCGACAAGCAGCACATAAAGACGCAAGTCGAACTTCCTGCCGCCCATCAGCAACGGACGATCCACGTACAGCTGCACGACGCACTCCCTCTTCTGGTCCCTTCGTTCCGCCTCGGTCAGATCCGCCTCTGGGGAGGTGGTGAGACGGATGCCCCTGCCCTCGCACCCTGTGTTGGGTTTGATGATGAAGAACACAGGGCGGGCTTCGGAGGAAGGGCTGGcgtgctccgccagctcccGTCGAAACGCTGCCAAGCGGCCGAGATCCGTGAGGCTGGAGAAGCTCGCTGGTACCGACAGCGCAAGAAACCGCTCTAGAGTCGATTCGGCACGATTCGTGCcgtccaccgccgcaccgccaccaggACGCTTCGGCCGCGCGCAGTCCGCCGATTGAAGCCGCGACAGCTGCATGAGACGGCGAAACAGGAGCGCCTTTCGGGCAATCACGTTCATTGCGGCATAGTGGTTCAGGCGCTGGTAGCACGCCAGTTCTGCCACGCGGGAACGCACAACGCTCTTGTCTACCCACAGGACCTGAGGTACATGCGGCGGTGTGGCGACTCGCTCTGGAGACTCGAGCGACACGCCATGAAACAGGGGTGGTGGGTGCTCCTCAGTATCGGTATCGTACACCGTCCACTCGACCAtgcgcgccgcggcacgcACGACGTGGTAGCGTGTGCTTCGGCAGTCAATGACAACACCGCCAGATGGCTCCCTCAGCAGCCCCCCAGCCGATGGCACGGGTGGCGGATGTTGCGCATGGTGCATGTGGGTATGCTTCTCTtcgtgcgcacgcatgcgcttgTGCAAAAGTACGAGGTGGCCacgacagcgagagaggcagggtgagggagagaagcacaTGGGCAAGGTTCGCCGCTTGAAGGGGAGGCAAAAACAGCTGCGGCCACGTAGATCAGCGCATTGCCATAGCGACCACGCGAGAGCTGCACCGTGGCGTGTGttgcaggcacgcacacaagacCACGGAGAGGGATATATGCCGCTGCAGAAGAAGATGAACCGGTACACAAGGCGGAAGACCGCCTCCCCATGAACTGCACTAGCGCGCTGGCGCGATGAGTGGGGTGGCCAGAAGGGCTGCAGcatccaccccacccccaccccgtAGCGCTCTcgcaccctctcctcctctccccgcATGTTGCTCAGGTGTGCATGTTTGCCGATTTGGCAGGCGTTTCCTTGTCTTCTTCGCCCTTTCTCGCTTTCTAGGGGACCCCCGCGGAGAGGCTCATCCGTGGGACTGATAACAACAAGTCCGGTCGGAGGGGGTTCAgttgggggaaggggggggtaGTGCACCCACATCTCCCGTGTTGGCCCGGATACGCTTCCGTGCATGCAGagacacgcgtgcacggGGAGAACGGGATGAAGAGCACAAGCCCCAtgaaggggtggggagagggaggcggcggaagGGGGTGGTGAAGGATGGCCGATGCAGGCGCACCGCCCATCCACCTATCCAACTGCCGAGCGCCGACGAGAAGGAGCACGAGCACACagtggaggaagaggagggaagacgAGGATCTAACGTACAAAAAACAAGAGAACAACACACAgcacaaaacacacacagcagcatGACGGGTggctgtccctctctctatgcGGGTTGGTGGGGCATAGAGGGGGTCAACCGGCACATGCAGTGTGCACAGAGACGACGGCGtctgccaccaccgtcacgGCCCTTCAGACTCTCTTCATCGCAGCACTGCAGTCGAACGCTACTGACCAGGATATCGGTCTCGCTGCGCGCTCTACGGGGAGCCGTTGATGGCGCTGAGGATATCAGCCTTTGTCTTGACCCCCTTCAACTGAATTGAGTTGTCCTTGGCGAACTCCTTCAACGCGGCGAGGGTCCACTTTGGGCTCGGCGTTTTGGAgggcgccgtcgcggcctTGCGCCGCGAGTTTGAGCGGGAGCGAGAACGCCGACGGCGGGCTGACGTCTTTGCCGCCGGCTTGGGCTTCGTCGGCgaaggagagcgcgcgcgggCCGGGGATCGGGAGGCGGCCTTCTTCGGCGAGGATTGCTTCGATGAAGACTTCTTGGGAGAGATCTTCTTGGGCGGCGCCTTCTTCGGGCTTGTCTtgcgcggcgtgctgctcgcgGAAGTCATCGGCTGTGGCTCTGGCGAGTTGGCACGCGCCGGCGACTTGGCCGGCGATCTGGCCGCCAACTTGCTGGCGTGTGGCGAGCGAGACGCGGCCTTGCTGGGAGAGTGCGAGGAGTCCTTCAGGTCTGCCTCCTTCAGCGGAGTTGTCAGCTTGGCCCCGACGGACTTCAGCAGAGACGCGTGCTTCTTCTGCGACAGAGGTGGAGATTTTTTCGCGTTTGCGGATGCTTTCGAGGATGTAGATGATCTGCGCCAGGCGgtggccgccatcgccgctaCGTTGTCATCCCTCATCCTGCCCTCATCGTCGAATAAGCGGTACTCCGCCTGCGGCAAATCGTCATCGTCCACCTCCGGCTTGGTATAAATGTAGTTCTTCCAGAACGGCATTCTCCGCTTGCGCTGAGGCGATGCGTGGAGCTGTGTAAGAGGTGGTCGAGGAAGGAAAGGTTGGAGCAAGCCTGTGAGGCGCACAGGCGAAacaaagggaagggaagggggggcgAGAAAGGTCAAATAAACTGCCAGTTGCGACGCAGTTTCG
Proteins encoded:
- a CDS encoding putative thymine-7-hydroxylase, giving the protein MPLPVIDIAPLYNDNKADLLRVAHAIDEACRTWGFFYITGHQIPKDRSEQLTKMANKFFALPQEEKLRINIEKTSNHRGYGTCAAEQLDPSKPGDWKETFDMGFHLPLDHPSVVAGKPLRGPNNHPTWIEGWTELMEQHYSDMQRLALLLLRALALALDIDEDFFVSKFHEPLSVFRMIRYPALPEEKGRVVCGAHTDYGIVTLLYQDKVGGLQVQNLQGEWMDAPSLEGSYVVNIGDMMAMWSNGRYKSTPHRVLNQGVERISMPFFCEPNPETTISCLPNCFDEANPSKFPDVKAADWLLKRFQQTYAYRADDLKSQ